The genomic window AAACATGAGACGACTGTTCGTCATAGCCGGCGCGCTCCTGGTGCTCGGCTCCGTCTGTGCCTTCGCCGACTCGGCCGCCAACGCGGTAGCCATCGACACCGTGTGGACGCTGGTGGCCGCGGTGCTGGTGTTTCTGATGCAGGCCGGCTTCGCCATGCTGGAGACCGGCTTCACCAGGGCCAAGAACGCGGCCAACATCATGATGAAGAACCTGATGGACTTCTCGCTCGGTTCGCTGGCGTTCTGGGCGGTCGGCTTCGGCATCATGTTCGGCGCCGACGCCGCCGGCCTGATCGGCACCGACAAGTTTTTCCTCGGCGGCGCCGTGGTGGACGTCTCGGAGGGGATTTCGGACTTCACGTTCTGGATCTTCCAGGTGGTATTCGCGGCTACGGCGGCCACCATCGTCTCCGGCGCGGTCGCCGAGCGCACCCAGTTCAAGGCCTACCTCGTGTACTCGGTGTTCATCACCGCGCTGATCTACCCGGTGGTCGGGCACTGGATCTGGGGCGGCGGCTGGCTCGGCAACCTGGGCATGATCGACTTCGCGGGCTCCACGGTGGTGCACTCGGTCGGCGGCTGGGCCGGGCTGGCGGGCGCGATCGTGCTCGGCGCGCGCGAAGGCAAGTACGTGCGCAACGGCAACGGCAACGGGACCAAAGGCAAGGGCAGCGTGATCGTGAACGCCATCCAGGGCCACAACCTGCCGCTGGCGGCGCTCGGCGTGTTCCTGCTGTGGTTCGGCTGGTTCGGCTTCAACGCCGGCAGCACCGTCGCGGGCACCGACCTGTCGATCGCCGCCATCGCGGTCACCACCAACCTGGCAGCGGCCGCCGGCGTGGTGGGCGCGCTGGTGCTCGCCTGGATCATTTCCGGCAAGCCGGATCCCACGTTTGCCCTCAACGGCGCAATCGCCGGCCTGGTCGCCATCACCGCGGGCTGCGCCAACGTTTCGCCGGGCAGCGCGGTCGTGATCGGCTTCCTCGGCGGCGTGCTGG from Spirochaetaceae bacterium includes these protein-coding regions:
- a CDS encoding ammonium transporter translates to MRRLFVIAGALLVLGSVCAFADSAANAVAIDTVWTLVAAVLVFLMQAGFAMLETGFTRAKNAANIMMKNLMDFSLGSLAFWAVGFGIMFGADAAGLIGTDKFFLGGAVVDVSEGISDFTFWIFQVVFAATAATIVSGAVAERTQFKAYLVYSVFITALIYPVVGHWIWGGGWLGNLGMIDFAGSTVVHSVGGWAGLAGAIVLGAREGKYVRNGNGNGTKGKGSVIVNAIQGHNLPLAALGVFLLWFGWFGFNAGSTVAGTDLSIAAIAVTTNLAAAAGVVGALVLAWIISGKPDPTFALNGAIAGLVAITAGCANVSPGSAVVIGFLGGVLVVLAAQFIDRVLMVDDPVGAISAHGVVGAWGTLAVGLFAQERFGGTDGLFFGGGFGQLGIQIVGVLAVFAWTFVTSLVLFSVIKATIGLRVSRDQELRGLDLEEHGAEAYTDFEVYTTR